The proteins below come from a single Oncorhynchus gorbuscha isolate QuinsamMale2020 ecotype Even-year unplaced genomic scaffold, OgorEven_v1.0 Un_scaffold_1612, whole genome shotgun sequence genomic window:
- the LOC124023363 gene encoding protein NLRC3-like, with product MSLSGEREEEATASKMSLSGEREEETTASKMSLSGEREEETTASKMSLSGEREEENTASKISLSGEREEENTASKISLSGEGEERTTASKMSLSGEREEGTTASKMSLSGEREEETTASKMSLFGEREDGTTDSKMTQDTSSKCVQKPRAESPTTSLLSMRSDQPPAFSQKPLPDDNKEVESLDSEDVLKITHNLLDRRSQTLLTVQQDFKAKLKHKYQHISEGIGHHGNQSLFKDIYTELYITEGGSGGLNNEHEVRQIEMASKIHTTQETPIKCNDIFKPLPGQDKPIRTVLTKGIAGVGKTVSVQKVILDWAEGKANQDVHFMLPLPFRDLNLKKDQYSLMQLLSHYFPELKEIDSIEDAETKTVFIFDGLDECRLPLDFKNNEKCCDVTKPTSVDVLLTNLIKGNLLPSALLWITSRPAAANQIPPECVDQVTEVRGFNDPQKEEYFRKKITDQNLANEIIKHMKTSRSLHIMCHMPVFCWISATVLEMMLKEAEKDEVPKTLTQMYSHFIHIQIIVKNKKYNKATETNPKELSQSDKEMILKLAKLAFQQLQKGNLIFYEEDLRECGLDVTEASEYSALCTEIFKEESGLYQDKVYSFLHLSIQEFLAAVHALESCLDKKENVFSPTSDDEKKESIQLSDLHRRAVDQALKSENGHLDLFLRFLLGLSLESNQNLLRGLLTQTGRTTQTNAVERTARYLSNKIKKESSPERIINLFHCLNELGANSLVEDMQTSLRSGTLSETRLEPDQCSALAYLLLMSEEVLEEFDLKTYNTSKEGYQRLLPVVRTCKRAL from the exons ATGAGTCTCtctggtgagagagaggaggaggccactgcctctaaaatgagtctctctggggagagagaggaggagaccactgcctctaaaatgagtctctctggggagagagaggaggagaccactgcctctaaaatgagtctctctggggagagagaggaggagaacactgCCTCTAAAAttagtctctctggggagagagaggaggagaacactgCCTCTAAAATTAGTCTctctggggagggagaggagcggaCCACTGCCTccaaaatgagtctctctggggagagagaggaggggactactgcctctaaaatgagtctctctggggagagagaggaggagaccactgcctctaaaatgagtctctttggggagagagaggacgggaccACTGACTCTAAAATGACTCAAGACACCAGTTCAAAGTG TGTCCAGAAGCCCAGAGCAGAGTCACCTACAACCAGCCTGCTATCAATGAGGAGTGATCAGCCACCTGCTTTCAGCCAGAAACCATTACCAGATGACAATAAGGAAGTGGAGAGTTTGGACAGTGAGGATGTATTAAAGATCACACACAACCTTCTGGACAGAAGAA GTCAAACTCTGCTGACAGTCCAACAAGACTTTAAGGCAAAACTGAAACACAAGTATCAACACATATCTGAAGGAATTGGACACCATGGAAACCAAAGTTTGTTCAAGGACATCTACACAGAGCTCTACATCACAGAGGGTGGAAGTGGAGGGCTCAATAATGAACATGAGGTTAGACAGATCGAGATGGCATCCAAGATACACACCACACAAGAGACACCAATCAAATGCAACGACATCTTCAAGCCTTTACCTGGACAAGACAAACCTATCAGAACTGTGCTGACCAAAGGAATCGCTGGTGTTGGAAAAACAGTCTCTGTGCAGAAGGTCATCCTTGATTGggcagaaggaaaagcaaatcaGGACGTTCATTTCATGCTTCCTCTTCCTTTCCGTGATCTAAACCTGAAAAAGGACCAATACAGTCTGATGCAACTTCTTTCCCACTACTTCCCAGAGCTTAAAGAAATTGACAGCATTGAAGATGCTGAAACCAAAACTGTTTTCATTTTTGATGGTCTGGATGAGTGTCGACTTCCTCTAGACTTCAAAAACAATGAGAAGTGCTGTGATGTCACGAAGCCAACCTCAGTGGACGTGCTGCTGACAAACCTCATCAAGGGGAAtctgcttccctctgctctcctctggatAACCTCACGGCCTGCAGCAGCCAATCAGATCCCTCCTGAGTGTGTTGACCAGGTTACAGAGGTACGAGGGTTCAATGATCCACAGAAGGAGGAGTATTTCAGGAAGAAAATCACAGATCAGAACCTGGCCAATGAAATCATCAAACACATGAAGACATCAAGGAGCCTCCACATCATGTGCCACATGCCAGTCTTCTGTTGGATATCAGCCACTGTCCTTGAGATGATGCTGAAAGAGGCAGAGAAGGATGAAGTCCCCAAAACTCTGACCCAGATGTACTCACACTTCATACACATCCAAATCATTGTGAAGAACAAGAAGTACAACAAAGCCACAGAGACGAACCCAAAGGAACTGTCTCAGTCAGACAAAGAGATGATCCTGAAACTGGCCAAGCTGGCTTTCCAACAGCTGCAGAAGGGCAACCTGATCTTCTATGAGGAGGACCTGAGAGAGTGTGGCCTTGATGTCACAGAGGCATCAGAGTACTCAGCATTGTGTACAGAGATCTTTAAAGAGGAATCTGGGCTGTACCAAGACAAGGTCTACAGCTTTCTGCATCTGAGCATTCAGGAGTTTCTAGCAGCAGTGCATGCTTTAGAATCTTGTCTGGACAAGAAGGAAAATGTTTTCTCCCCCACTAGTGATGATGAAAAGAAAGAGTCAATCCAGTTGTCTGACTTACACAGGAGAGCAGTGGACCAGGCCTTGAAGAGTGAGAATGGACACCTGGACCTGTTCCTCCGCTTCCTTCTGGGTCTCTCACTGGAGTCCAATCAGAATCTGTTACGAGGCCTTCTGACACAGACAGGAAGGACAACACAGACCAATGCAGTTGAGAGAACAGCCAGGTACCTTTCAAACAAGATCAAGAAGGAATCCTCACCAGAAAGGATCATCAACTTGTTCCACTGTCTGAATGAACTTGGTGCCAACTCTCTAGTTGAAGACATGCAGACCTCCCTGCGATCAGGAACTCTTTCAGAAACAAGACTAGAACCTGACCAATGTTCAGCCCTGGCCTACCTGTTACTGATGTCAGAGGAGGTGCTGGAGGAGTTTGACCTGAAGACATACAACACGTCAAAGGAAGGTTATCAGAGGTTGCTGCCTGTAGTGAGAACCTGCAAGAGAGCACTGTAA